CCTCGTATCTTCCTTTCTTGCGCAGCTTCCTCATAAATTCCGCACTTCGTCTCTGCTTCTCTTCTTCCGTAATCTGCTCATTCCGTCTCTCTTCATATAATGTATATTCGTCTCTCAGCCATACCTGCGGCATCTCAATCGTTCCCGGCTGCCAGCGGGTCCAGAAGAGGTTTGCCACTATTTCCTCCTCCCCGTTCAAGAGCTGTGTCAACGTGGACGGATGAAGCACCAGATCGGAATCCAGCAAAAACAGAGCATCATAGCCTTCTTCTATTGCATACGATAGAATCCAATCCTTCAAGGCTGCTACCCGCCATATATATTCTTCAGGCCAATAATGGCCGTATTCATTTCGGGTGTAAACTGGACTAGAGTTCGGTTCTTCTGTCGGTGATGGATCTGCCATAGATGTCTTCAGAGCTTCTTCTGTATCTACTGCATTTGCTGCATTTACTGCATTTGCTGCATTTACTGCATTTGCTGCGCTTTCTGCGTTTGCTGCTCCAGATCTGGTTCCCGCTCGGCTCCGTTTGATCCATGGTTTTTTTGGCTTTTCGATCACCGCAGCCTTTACTACTCTTCCTCCATGCTTTCGTACAAAGGCTTTCAGCTGCTTAGACGAGGCCTGAGCCTCATTATCATCAACAAATACATAGCTTACCTCGATCTCTTCCTCCCGGATGGAGAGTGATGACAACGATTGTAGAAAGGCCTTTAACACATCTGGTGATTGACGCACTGGACTTGCGATCAGGATACGCTGCAGAGCTGTCATAGTGCCCTCGTCCTCCTTTTAATGGGATTTCCATGGTACTAAGGAAGGGGCCGTATCCAGAATAGATTCATACTGCTCCTTCCATCCATATTTCGCCTCTGGGTCCAGCTGTCTGTACCGGACATATTTATGCAATCGGTCTTCCCGTCTGGCCCAGCCAAAATGCTGAATACGAGCTTGGTGGCATATGTAGGGGAACTCGAAGATGTTCAGCGGGAATCTTCCGCAGTGCTGGGGAGTTTCTTTCCATTTATACGTCTGATGGGAGTTGAATTTGACCAGGAAAGGCCGATAGATCTGGTGGGCACGCCAATACAGGTCTTCTCGGTAATGCGTTTCGCTCCACATATCAAATAATCGAAAATAAACTGCTTCATGAGGTCCTGTCGTCAATGCGTGCAAATCCTCGTCCCATTCATCCTCAAATATTTCATCAGCGTCCAGATTAAGAATCCAATCGGCTCCTGCCTGGGCTGCTGCTTCCCACTGCTGCTTGCGAAGGGACACTTCATCGGAGAAATGAGACTGCTTATTGCGGATGAGGACATGCTCTACTCCCTGAAGCAGCTCTTCACATAATTCGGGTGTTCCATCCGTGCTTCCATCATCAATGATGATCGCTTGATCGATCCAGGGACGGTGCTTGATCAAAGCGCGTTCCAGGTACCTGCCTACCTCATTTTTCACGATCATGGACAACGTAATTTTGCCACTCACTGATTCTGCCATGTTTTCCTCCTACCCAGCCGAACTGCCTATATTTGTCCTAAGACAGTCAGCAGCCTCCATCTCCAATTTATTCGTGAATTTCTGCCGATATAACTAGGATCCGAAGGATACGCGAAGGAGGTCCTTCGAGCTTCAAGATGAGCCTGAGCTTTCGTCGAACAATACAATTCCGTTTTACCATACAAAAAAACCACCCGTCTTATAAAAAGACAGATGGCTTGTTCTCAGCATATTCAAAAATTTACGATCTATACTCCGCAAGCTTCTCATTCAACTCACGAGTTTGGCCATATACTTCCTGGTACAGTGCAAACAGTTTGTCATAGGATGCCGCTGTTTCCGGATTCGGATCATAGGTTTTGGCCGGACGAATAAATGCGGCGGCAACCTCCTGCAGCGAATCAAACCAACCGCAGCCATATGCTGCGAGAATTGCAGCACCCATGGCAGGCCCCTGTTCACTTTCGAGCTTGATAATCTTCGCATTGAAGATGTCCGCCTGCATTTGCAGCCAGGTCTCATTCTTGGCGCCGCCTCCAATGGAGATGACCTCACTGATCGTCTTGCCGGCACCGCGGATAATATCAATCGACTCACGAAGAGAGAAGGTAATTCCCTCAAGGACCGAACGTCCAAAATGCTGAAGCGTATGGCTTGCATCCATACCGATAAAGCTGCCGCGGATATTTGCATCAGGATGCGGAGTACGCTCACCCACAATGTATGGCGTAAACAACAATCCGCCGCTTCCCGCTGGAACTTGGTCAATGCCTTGCAGCAGCAGATCAAATGACAGGTCTTTGGCAAAGGTATCCTTAAACCAAGTCAGGCTATAACCCGCTGCCAAGGTAACGCCCATAATATAGTAGGCATCCTTCTCGGAGTGATTAAAGAAGTGGACCTTCCCTTCAAAATCGAGGTTCTTGCGTTCTTCATAGGATAGAACGACTCCGGATGTTCCAATACTGCTCATCGTTTTCCCTTCACTCAGGATCCCTGCACCAATAGCACCGCAAGCATTGTCAGCTCCGCCCGCAAATACTTTGGTTTGAGGGGTAAGTCCAGCGTCCTCTGCAACTTCTGGCAGCAAGGTGCCCACCAGATCAAAGGACTCCACTAATTTTGGGCATAGGGAGAGCGGTAAGGAGAATGCATTCGCGATCTGTTCGCTCCAGGACTTCGCAGCAGGATCCAAGAGCAGCGTTCCGGCTGCATCCGAATAATCCATCGCATAATCGCCGGTCAACCGGTAGCGTACATAATCCTTAGGCAGCAGGAACAGCGCTGCTTGGTCCAGTATTTCAGGCTCATTCTCCTGCACCCACAAAATTTTCGGCAGTGTAAAGCCTTCGAGCGCACGATTGCGTGCGATGGACAGCAAATCCTGACCCAGTGTATTTTCAATCTTACGGCACTGAGCAGTCGTACGTGTATCATTCCACAGAATAGCCGGGCGAAGAACACTTCCTTCTGCATCCACAAGCACGAGCCCGTGCATTTGCCCCGAGAAGCTGAGACCTTCCACTTCAGCTGGATTAATACCGGATATCTCCATCAATTTACGTAAGGATACAATCGTTTGCTGTACCCAATCCTCGGGATTCTGCTCACTGTAACCAGCCTTGGGCTGATACAGCGGATAAGCCTCCGATGCTTCATATAATACATGCCCGCTGCGATCGACCAGAACCGTCTTTACCGCGCTGGTTCCCAAATCGACACCAATGACATAACTCATCTTATTCTCCTCCTCTTCTTGTAAAAAAAAGAATCGTCCCCATGCCTTTCGCTTACGCCAAAGGCCGGGGACGATCCGAAAGGCTTCTCATAAAACGTCCTATTGGCTCTTAAATCATGCTTGTATTGCTTAAACCGGCGGGACGATTAGTCAGCCAAGATGTATTGGTTAAGAGTTGCTTTGAGCAGCTCTTGACGGCCGGATTCATTCTTGCGAGGTGTTTCATTGTTCAGTGCATACTCAGCCAGGGAAGCAAGTGTTGCTTTGCCTTCAACAACCTCAGCACCGACGCCTTCTTTGAAGCTGGAGTAGCGTTTCTCGATGAAATCATCGAATACGCGATCTTCGATCAGTTTAGCTGCAACCTTAAGACCTTTCGCATAAGTATCCATACCTGCGATGTGAGCGAGGAACAGATCTTCTGCTTCGAAGGAAGCACGACGAACTTTGGCATCAAAGTTTACGCCGCCTTTGCCAAGGCCGCCATTCTTCAGAACTTCGTACATTGTCAGTGTTGCATCGTAGATGTCTACAGGGAATTCATCTGTATCCCATCCGATCAGCAGATCGCCTTGGTTCGCATCGAGGGATCCGAGCATGCCGTTGATGCGGGCAACGCGGATTTCGTGGTCAAATGTATGACCAGCAAGTGTTGCATGGTTCGCTTCAAGATTCAGCTTGAAGTGCTTGTCCAAGCCGTACTTCTGCAAGAACGCGATGGATGTAGCTGCATCAAAGTCATATTGATGTTTTGTTGGCTCTTTTGGTTTAGGCTCGATCAGGAATTGAGCGTCAAAGCCGATTTCTTTGGCATAATCAACAGCCATATGGAACATGCGGGCGATGTTGTCCTGCTCCAGCTGCATGTCCGTGTTCAAGAGAGTGTCATAACCTTCACGACCGCCCCAGAATACATAGTTATCAGCGCCAAGGCGTTTACCTACTTCAAGACCCTTCTTGATTTGAGCTGCTGCATGAGCGTATACGTCTGCGTTGCAAGTCGAAGCAGCACCGTGCATGAAGCGAGGGTTGGTAAACATGTTTGCTGTGTTCCAGAGCAGCTTCTTGCCTGTCGCTTTCATCTGCTCTTCAATCAGGTCAACAATCGTATCAATGTTGCTGTAGAACTCACGAAGGGAGCTTCCTTCTGGAGCAATATCCACGTCATGGAAGCAGAAGTATGGAAGGTTCATTTTCTCCATGAATTCAAAAGCAGCCTCTACGCGGACTTTAGCCAGATCCATACCGGAATATTTATCATAAGAGCGAACTGCCGTATCTGTACCGAACGGGTCAGAACCGCCAGCTGTAAGTGTGTGCCAGTAAGCCATACCGAAACGGAAATGCTCTTCCATTGATTTGCCGGCTACGACTTCTTCAGGATTATAGAATTTAAATGCAAAAGGATTCTTGGAATCTTTACCTTCATAAGCAATTTTATTAACGGATTCAAAATAGGCCATGTTACAAAGCCCTCCTCAAAATTAGTTTAAAACTGTTTCGCGAAATCGTTTACACCGTTATACTATCACACTCGAAATACTTTGTCTATTGGTTAAACAAAGTTTGTTTTTTGAAATGATTTTCGTTACAATAGTCTTTATATCATCACAAGGGATGTGCTTTATCCATGGCGATTACCGGAGATCAGGCTCTGGTCAAGAAAATAAATAAGTCCATTATTCTGAGCACGATCCGGGAGCACGCCCCGCTCTCAAGAGCAAGAGTATCGGAGCTCACCGGACTGAATAAGGCAACTGTTTCCAATCTGGTTACGGAGTTAATTGAGAATCATCTCGTCACCGAGCTCGGTCCAGGCCAATCCAGCGGCGGACGCAAACCGCTCATGCTGCTGTTTAATAATACGGCAGGTTATGCGGTCGGCATTGAGCTGACTGTTGCGAAGCTTCGCGGTGTACTAACCGATCTTGCGGGAAATATCGTGCATGAAACCTCTCTTCCTCTTACCGATCACGATATTCCATCCGTCACTGCCAGGATCATCACAATGACCAAACAACTGCAGACCGAGGCTCCCTTATCGCCGCATGGGGTCATAGGCATAGGGGTTGGCGTGCCAGGAATGGTAGACGAGGAGGGTACGATCCTCTTCGCACCGAACCTTGGCTGGAACACGGTGCCGCTGGCGAGCATGCTGGAGGAAGAGCTCGGGCTTCCTGTAACGATAGACAATGAAGCGAATGCCGGTGCTTCCGGCGAGCTTCACTTTGGAGCAGGTAAGGGAATGCGTCATCTCATCTATATTAGTGCAGGCTCAGGGATTGGCTCGGGGATCATGATTGACGGCGGGCTGTATAAAGGAGCTTGGGGATATGCAGGTGAGACAGGACATATGTCCATTGATGCAGAAGGAAAACAATGCACCTGCGGTAATCGAGGCTGCTGGGAGCTCTATGCCTCAGAGAAGGCGTATAGCGACCCAAATCTTCAGATTCCAGCAGGGACAACAGCCGAGCTGGTAGCTTATGCCGAACAGGGGGATTCTGCTGTGCTTGAGCTGTATCGAAGCATCGGGCATCGACTGGGCATCGGCATTACGAATATCGTCAACAGCTTTAACCCGGAACGAATTATTGTGGGAGGACCGCTGTCCGAGGCTAGAGAATATATGGAAGACTCGCTTCAGCAAGTCGTCGCAGAGAGGACACTGCCGTATCACATGCGCAGTCTGCAGATCAGCTTCGCACAGCTCGGCAGCAAATCAACCCTGATCGGTTCCGCATATGGAGCAATCTCCCAATTTCTAGGTCACATTCGAGTGAGTGCATAAGTGTACACCAGATGATTTATAGCAGTGTAATTCATTGAACTGTTAAATATTTACTAATTCAGACAAAAAATTGTCCCATTTTATCGTCGCATGCCCTCTATTTCAAGGTATAATGAATCTAATTGTGTGTCATTTATCACAGCAGAGTCTTACCTTTGTGTGTATACCTTACGTACGAAATGGAGAGAATTCGTGTGACTTATGTGGATACATCAGATATTTCAGCCGCGATGTTTATTGCTGTTTTACTGTTCCTAATTATAATCGCACCTTTGGCTAGTCTAGGTATCCTCAGATTGTTTCAAGGCAGGAAGAAACAAGCCTTGTGGTATATCGTATCCGGAGTAGCCGTCTACGGCATATTCCAGTGGTTTATGTGGTATTTCTTTTAAAACAGCAGTAATAGGCATCAGCACGTTTAATTGTACCCTGTGGGCTATGACTCTAACATAGAGTCTAGTCCGCAGGGTATTTTCACGTATGATGCCTTAGTTTATACTGGTTTTATTTTTTCAGCTGATCCGCAATCTGCTGATGTTCACTTGATCCCACGACCTGCAATGCCGATTCCTCCACCGGCTCATTCGTTAGTTCGTATTTGTATTTAAGAGTTAGAATCCGGAGCACCTTCCGATCAATATCTTCAGCCGAGAGCTCTCCCTTCCGCACAGCCTGTAAAAGCGTGTTATACGCCTTCTCCGCTTTGGCTGGTGTATGACCGAACAGTACGACGTCGGCTCCTGCCTGAATTGCCATCAGTGCTGCCTCACCGGATCCGTAATTTTGCTGAATTGCACCCATTTCAAGATCATCGGTAATGACAACCCCATCATATCCCATCTCCTCACGGAGCAGAGCACTGAGCATGACCTCTGACAAGGAAGCAGGCCGGAGTGAAGCATCAATCTGAGGGTATTGGATGTGCGCAGCCATCATCATGTCTGCCCCATCTTCTATCGCTGCCTGAAAAGGTACCAGCTCCAGCTCAGCAAGCTCTTCCTTCGTCTTCTGAACAACGGGCAGGCCAATATGCGAATCGACCTTCGTATCTCCATGTCCTGGAAAATGCTTCACAGCCGCAATGACGCCGGCTTCCTGCATCCCTTTCATAGTAGCAATACCGAGCTCGGAGACCGTTTCTGCCGAATCTCCAAACGAACGGTTTCCTATCACGGTATTCTCCGGATTGCTGAAAATATCGAGCACCGGAGCAAAATTGAGATTAAAACCGAACGCTCCGAGCTCTGTCCCAATGACACTTCCGATCTGGGCAGATAAATCCGCATTGTTATACTTCCCTATCTGTCGGTTCGATGGAAATTCTGTTTTCCCTTCAGGAAGCCTTGAGACGCGTCCCCCTTCCTCATCCACAGAAATGAACAAGGGCAGCTGTCCCTCTCCATTGCTCTTCTTGACTTCATTGATCAAGGATTGAAGCTGCTTCTGATCATGGATATTCGGGCCAAACAAGATGACACCGCCCAGCTGTCCCTTACGAATTAAATCTTCTGCTTCTGTATCCAGCTCTGTCCCAGGAAAACCGGATATAATCATTTGTCCGATCTTGTCCTCGATTGACAGGTTAGCGAGCTGCTCCATGGCCGCCTCCTGCTCAGGCAATAGATCTTGATCGTCATGCTTCGGTGGTATGGATGTTTGGCCCTCCTCTGCATCCGATTCCGATTCGCTGCCAGCATCTGAATCGGATGGTGCATCGGAGCCGGAGTTCGCTCCTTCTTCGTCAGGTCCGCGATTCGAGCCGGGCAGCTCTGGTAAGGAAGTACCTGAATCCCCTGCATTGCAAGAGGTGAGCAGCACAACTGCCAGCAGTATTAAAATGTAGTTAACCCATCTTCTATATCCATAGGATTCTCTTTTCAATCCGACATCGCCCCATTTTCGTTGCATCTTTCTAATGTTATTCACAACACTATACTACCCATCTTACAGCAAAAAGAAAAACCGCACCCCTCAGCGGCTGTGTCCCTTACTCTCTTGTAACCGAGAACAAATCCATCTTATCGATGCCTCTGTTCTCTATTAGGTGAGGGAACAACTACTACACAGGGTGCGGTTATGCTACGACTTCATATCTTATCCTTGCGGATTAAGTGCCTTGTGGAACTGCAATTTGTTCATGCCAACGATACGGTGCTCGCCAAGCACGGTTACAGGTACTGCACGAAGCCCCATATCCCATACTTGCTGTGCAAATTCGTCGCTCTGTTCGATATTGCGCTCTTCATACTCAATGCCGTTCTCTGTGAGATAGCTCTTCACCTGACGGCAATGCGGACAGTTGGTAGAAGTATATACTATTGCTTTATCCATCATATTCACCTCGTAAGAAGAAATTTTAAATTAATAAGTTAAGCTAAAGCTCTATTAGTTAGCAACTGCGCTATGCTCCAGGCTTTCGATGAATTTCTCAGCATCAATCGCTGCTTTGCATCCGCTGCCTGCTGCTGTAATGGCTTGTCTATAACGTGTATCTTGTACGTCACCGCAAGCGAATACGCCAGGAACGTTCGTTTCGCTCGTTCCAGGATTCACAACAATATAACCATTGGAGTCAATCGTTACTTGGCCGTTCAAGAAGCCCGTGTTC
This sequence is a window from Paenibacillus urinalis. Protein-coding genes within it:
- a CDS encoding glycosyltransferase, which translates into the protein MAESVSGKITLSMIVKNEVGRYLERALIKHRPWIDQAIIIDDGSTDGTPELCEELLQGVEHVLIRNKQSHFSDEVSLRKQQWEAAAQAGADWILNLDADEIFEDEWDEDLHALTTGPHEAVYFRLFDMWSETHYREDLYWRAHQIYRPFLVKFNSHQTYKWKETPQHCGRFPLNIFEFPYICHQARIQHFGWARREDRLHKYVRYRQLDPEAKYGWKEQYESILDTAPSLVPWKSH
- the xylB gene encoding xylulokinase — protein: MSYVIGVDLGTSAVKTVLVDRSGHVLYEASEAYPLYQPKAGYSEQNPEDWVQQTIVSLRKLMEISGINPAEVEGLSFSGQMHGLVLVDAEGSVLRPAILWNDTRTTAQCRKIENTLGQDLLSIARNRALEGFTLPKILWVQENEPEILDQAALFLLPKDYVRYRLTGDYAMDYSDAAGTLLLDPAAKSWSEQIANAFSLPLSLCPKLVESFDLVGTLLPEVAEDAGLTPQTKVFAGGADNACGAIGAGILSEGKTMSSIGTSGVVLSYEERKNLDFEGKVHFFNHSEKDAYYIMGVTLAAGYSLTWFKDTFAKDLSFDLLLQGIDQVPAGSGGLLFTPYIVGERTPHPDANIRGSFIGMDASHTLQHFGRSVLEGITFSLRESIDIIRGAGKTISEVISIGGGAKNETWLQMQADIFNAKIIKLESEQGPAMGAAILAAYGCGWFDSLQEVAAAFIRPAKTYDPNPETAASYDKLFALYQEVYGQTRELNEKLAEYRS
- the xylA gene encoding xylose isomerase, with protein sequence MAYFESVNKIAYEGKDSKNPFAFKFYNPEEVVAGKSMEEHFRFGMAYWHTLTAGGSDPFGTDTAVRSYDKYSGMDLAKVRVEAAFEFMEKMNLPYFCFHDVDIAPEGSSLREFYSNIDTIVDLIEEQMKATGKKLLWNTANMFTNPRFMHGAASTCNADVYAHAAAQIKKGLEVGKRLGADNYVFWGGREGYDTLLNTDMQLEQDNIARMFHMAVDYAKEIGFDAQFLIEPKPKEPTKHQYDFDAATSIAFLQKYGLDKHFKLNLEANHATLAGHTFDHEIRVARINGMLGSLDANQGDLLIGWDTDEFPVDIYDATLTMYEVLKNGGLGKGGVNFDAKVRRASFEAEDLFLAHIAGMDTYAKGLKVAAKLIEDRVFDDFIEKRYSSFKEGVGAEVVEGKATLASLAEYALNNETPRKNESGRQELLKATLNQYILAD
- a CDS encoding ROK family transcriptional regulator, translated to MAITGDQALVKKINKSIILSTIREHAPLSRARVSELTGLNKATVSNLVTELIENHLVTELGPGQSSGGRKPLMLLFNNTAGYAVGIELTVAKLRGVLTDLAGNIVHETSLPLTDHDIPSVTARIITMTKQLQTEAPLSPHGVIGIGVGVPGMVDEEGTILFAPNLGWNTVPLASMLEEELGLPVTIDNEANAGASGELHFGAGKGMRHLIYISAGSGIGSGIMIDGGLYKGAWGYAGETGHMSIDAEGKQCTCGNRGCWELYASEKAYSDPNLQIPAGTTAELVAYAEQGDSAVLELYRSIGHRLGIGITNIVNSFNPERIIVGGPLSEAREYMEDSLQQVVAERTLPYHMRSLQISFAQLGSKSTLIGSAYGAISQFLGHIRVSA
- the nagZ gene encoding beta-N-acetylhexosaminidase, whose product is MNNIRKMQRKWGDVGLKRESYGYRRWVNYILILLAVVLLTSCNAGDSGTSLPELPGSNRGPDEEGANSGSDAPSDSDAGSESESDAEEGQTSIPPKHDDQDLLPEQEAAMEQLANLSIEDKIGQMIISGFPGTELDTEAEDLIRKGQLGGVILFGPNIHDQKQLQSLINEVKKSNGEGQLPLFISVDEEGGRVSRLPEGKTEFPSNRQIGKYNNADLSAQIGSVIGTELGAFGFNLNFAPVLDIFSNPENTVIGNRSFGDSAETVSELGIATMKGMQEAGVIAAVKHFPGHGDTKVDSHIGLPVVQKTKEELAELELVPFQAAIEDGADMMMAAHIQYPQIDASLRPASLSEVMLSALLREEMGYDGVVITDDLEMGAIQQNYGSGEAALMAIQAGADVVLFGHTPAKAEKAYNTLLQAVRKGELSAEDIDRKVLRILTLKYKYELTNEPVEESALQVVGSSEHQQIADQLKK
- a CDS encoding glutaredoxin family protein is translated as MDKAIVYTSTNCPHCRQVKSYLTENGIEYEERNIEQSDEFAQQVWDMGLRAVPVTVLGEHRIVGMNKLQFHKALNPQG